The Streptococcaceae bacterium ESL0729 genome has a segment encoding these proteins:
- the secA gene encoding preprotein translocase subunit SecA: protein MANIVKKLVENDKRELKKLDKKADEVEKFAGEMEALSDENLKAKTSILRKRYQNGESLDDLLPEAFAVVREGAKRVLGLYPYHVQIMGGIVLHNGDVPEMRTGEGKTLTATMPVYLNALSGKGVHVVTVNEYLSTRDALEMGELYNWLGLSVGINLNSKSAEEKREAYACDITYSTNSELGFDYLRDNMVTQTEELVQRDLNFALVDEVDSILIDEARTPLIISGQAEGSSALYTRADMFVKSLADEDFTIDLQSKTISLAETGIDKAESYFDLENLYDLENAALTHYIDNALRANYIMIRDLDYMVDANQEVLIVDQFTGRAMEGRRYSDGLHQAIEAKELVPIQDESKTMASITYQNFFRMYKKLAGMTGTAKTEAEEFREIYNMQIVPIPTNKPIQRIDHHDVLYPTVGSKFRAVVEEVKERHHNGQPILIGTVGVETSEIISNSLTKAGIPHEVLNAKNHFKEAEIIMNAGQKGAVTIATNMAGRGTDIKLGAGVRELGGLAVIGTERHESRRIDNQLRGRSGRQGDPGESKFYLSLEDELMRRFGSERVSAFLESMNLSEEDSVIESRLITRQVESSQKRVEGNNYDSRKQVLQYDDVMREQREIIYRQRKEVMTTSDDLSSALLGMFKRTIEREVEGQTLGTKEVSPEAVEGIYDFAKNSLLPEDMITKSELEGKSAAEIQALLFDKVKNHYHDQMDKLPEPEQRLRFQKAVILRVVDSKWADHIDALDQMRQSVGLRGYAQNNPLVEYQTESYTMFNDMIGSIEFEVTRLMMKAQIHQEVPREHPQAARTTASQENLLVDDETSKAAGDVEEIDFSQVKRNDLCPCGSGKKFKNCHGRNL from the coding sequence ATGGCTAATATTGTAAAAAAGCTTGTTGAAAATGATAAGCGTGAATTAAAGAAACTAGATAAAAAGGCTGATGAGGTCGAAAAATTTGCTGGTGAGATGGAAGCCCTATCAGATGAGAATTTGAAGGCCAAAACTTCAATCTTACGCAAGCGTTATCAAAATGGTGAAAGTCTTGATGATTTACTTCCTGAGGCTTTTGCTGTCGTGCGTGAGGGAGCTAAGCGTGTTCTTGGTCTCTATCCTTATCATGTCCAAATTATGGGGGGAATTGTCCTTCATAATGGTGACGTCCCTGAGATGCGTACAGGTGAGGGTAAAACGCTAACTGCGACCATGCCTGTTTATTTGAATGCCCTAAGTGGCAAGGGTGTCCATGTAGTAACCGTTAATGAGTACCTATCAACTCGTGATGCCCTAGAGATGGGTGAACTTTACAACTGGTTGGGACTATCTGTTGGGATTAATCTTAATTCTAAGTCTGCTGAAGAAAAAAGAGAGGCTTATGCCTGTGATATTACCTACTCAACCAACTCTGAGTTAGGTTTTGACTACCTTCGTGATAACATGGTAACCCAAACTGAAGAGCTGGTTCAAAGGGATTTGAACTTTGCCTTGGTTGATGAGGTTGACTCTATCTTAATTGATGAGGCAAGGACTCCGTTAATTATTTCTGGTCAGGCTGAAGGGTCAAGTGCCCTTTATACAAGAGCGGACATGTTTGTTAAATCCCTTGCAGATGAAGATTTTACCATCGACTTGCAGTCAAAAACAATCTCTTTAGCTGAGACAGGAATTGATAAGGCTGAAAGTTATTTTGATTTAGAAAATCTTTATGACCTCGAAAACGCAGCCCTAACCCACTATATTGACAATGCCCTTCGTGCCAACTATATCATGATTCGTGACCTTGATTACATGGTTGATGCCAACCAAGAGGTTCTGATTGTAGACCAGTTTACAGGTCGGGCCATGGAAGGACGCAGATATTCTGACGGTCTCCACCAGGCCATTGAAGCCAAGGAGTTAGTTCCCATTCAGGATGAGTCAAAAACAATGGCCTCAATTACCTACCAAAATTTCTTTAGGATGTATAAAAAACTTGCTGGGATGACGGGTACTGCAAAGACTGAGGCTGAAGAATTTAGGGAAATCTACAACATGCAGATTGTACCCATTCCTACCAACAAGCCAATTCAGCGTATTGACCACCATGATGTTTTATACCCAACAGTTGGCTCAAAATTCAGGGCTGTTGTTGAAGAGGTTAAAGAACGCCACCATAATGGTCAACCTATCCTTATTGGGACTGTCGGAGTTGAAACCAGTGAGATTATTTCAAATAGCTTGACCAAGGCTGGCATTCCCCATGAAGTTTTAAATGCTAAAAATCACTTCAAGGAAGCTGAAATTATCATGAATGCAGGTCAGAAGGGTGCAGTTACTATTGCCACCAATATGGCTGGTCGTGGTACAGACATCAAGCTTGGTGCAGGTGTGCGTGAACTGGGAGGTCTTGCCGTAATCGGTACTGAACGCCATGAATCACGCCGTATCGACAACCAGCTCCGTGGTCGTAGTGGCCGTCAAGGAGACCCAGGTGAGTCTAAATTTTACCTATCCCTTGAAGATGAGCTCATGCGTCGTTTTGGTAGCGAGCGGGTATCAGCCTTCCTTGAGAGCATGAATCTTTCTGAAGAAGATTCTGTTATTGAGTCACGTTTAATTACCCGTCAGGTTGAGTCAAGCCAAAAACGAGTTGAAGGAAACAACTATGACTCACGTAAGCAGGTTCTTCAATATGATGATGTCATGCGTGAGCAGAGGGAGATTATCTACCGCCAAAGAAAAGAGGTTATGACTACAAGTGATGACCTAAGTTCAGCCCTCCTTGGTATGTTTAAACGTACAATTGAAAGGGAGGTCGAAGGTCAAACCTTAGGAACTAAGGAAGTAAGCCCAGAGGCTGTGGAAGGAATTTATGATTTTGCCAAAAATTCCCTTCTTCCAGAAGATATGATTACTAAATCAGAACTTGAAGGAAAATCAGCGGCTGAAATTCAAGCCCTGCTCTTTGATAAGGTCAAAAACCACTATCATGATCAGATGGATAAACTGCCTGAACCAGAACAAAGATTACGCTTCCAAAAGGCTGTAATTTTAAGGGTTGTTGACAGTAAGTGGGCTGATCATATTGATGCCTTAGACCAAATGAGACAATCTGTTGGTTTGAGGGGTTATGCCCAAAACAATCCCTTGGTAGAGTACCAGACTGAAAGCTATACCATGTTTAATGACATGATAGGCTCAATTGAGTTTGAAGTGACCCGTTTGATGATGAAGGCACAGATTCACCAAGAGGTACCAAGGGAGCACCCTCAAGCTGCAAGGACAACAGCATCACAAGAAAACCTGCTTGTCGATGATGAAACTTCAAAGGCAGCTGGTGATGTAGAGGAGATTGACTTTTCTCAAGTCAAGAGAAATGACCTGTGCCCATGTGGTAGCGGTAAAAAATTTAAAAATTGTCACGGACGTAATTTGTAG